One part of the Enterococcus sp. DIV1094 genome encodes these proteins:
- a CDS encoding CDP-alcohol phosphatidyltransferase family protein — MNGASDWRKEIRTIPNILSIIRILLLPFYLYFMSKQSFYLAGSIIIFSGVTDFLDGFIARRFDQVTELGKVLDPIGDKLTQLVLIISMAWERPYIWLVLVLFIVKEAFMLIAGIVGLRKQIKLDGAKWYGKWATAVIYIGIILLLLFPNIPEGWVMVIFGLITYFLAQSFVLYALEYRKMLKRK; from the coding sequence ATGAATGGAGCATCTGATTGGCGAAAAGAGATTCGCACAATTCCGAATATCCTATCGATTATAAGAATTCTTTTATTGCCCTTTTATTTGTATTTTATGAGCAAGCAATCCTTCTATTTGGCTGGATCGATCATCATTTTTTCAGGAGTTACTGACTTTTTAGATGGCTTTATTGCACGAAGATTTGATCAGGTCACTGAACTGGGAAAAGTGCTTGATCCAATCGGTGATAAACTGACACAATTAGTGCTGATCATCTCAATGGCATGGGAACGACCTTATATCTGGCTGGTTCTAGTATTGTTTATTGTGAAAGAAGCGTTTATGTTGATTGCGGGAATCGTCGGGTTGCGCAAACAGATCAAATTGGATGGAGCAAAGTGGTATGGTAAATGGGCAACAGCGGTGATTTACATTGGAATAATCCTGCTGTTACTTTTCCCGAATATTCCTGAAGGATGGGTCATGGTGATATTTGGGCTCATTACGTACTTCTTGGCTCAGTCCTTTGTGTTGTATGCCTTGGAATATCGTAAAATGCTAAAGCGTAAGTGA
- a CDS encoding DUF7006 family protein, with amino-acid sequence MELTDIQSSEEYLKHYREFTEKSFSTDYPLLNSFYKELHTRFLTVASKKGSPIFDQLRELLVIDAQLQILYEMAEYIEMLKFEMNEEKIIEMIKNDSQSYYRERVGLTKKDPIPRGLIYLSEK; translated from the coding sequence ATGGAACTAACTGATATTCAATCGAGTGAGGAATACTTAAAACATTATCGGGAATTTACGGAAAAAAGTTTTTCGACTGATTATCCACTGCTAAATTCTTTTTATAAGGAACTACATACTCGTTTTTTAACTGTCGCGTCAAAAAAAGGCAGTCCCATATTTGACCAATTACGCGAATTGTTAGTGATCGATGCCCAGTTACAGATACTTTATGAAATGGCAGAATATATAGAAATGCTGAAATTTGAAATGAATGAAGAAAAAATCATCGAAATGATCAAGAACGACAGCCAATCTTATTATAGAGAACGAGTAGGCCTAACGAAAAAAGATCCGATTCCACGTGGTTTGATTTATCTGAGTGAAAAATAA
- a CDS encoding LacI family DNA-binding transcriptional regulator — protein sequence MVTIREIAKISGVSKSTVSRVLNNDRYVSSELRKKVQTVIEDTKYVVNGNAVKLSKGETFTLGVTLPYNSSCYSQLVDSILYQAKSKGYQVLLLPTYYEEETESNYYTLLEQKMIDGLILTSRTKNDHLLEPLRFKGKIVSTEKMDNEELTMIYPDRKKAYDQLFSTLHTRGISKVMFTTKRSADQSQTTKNKLAAYEAYFGKAIEGEHYFTTIENYEDGRALAAEISARSSIPEVIYVNGDDTAAGVIFGMKQAGFIHKKDFTIIGEGNLPYSEILSFSTIDFAPQKIGASAVDFLLSESERLVQPEEPTIIWR from the coding sequence ATCGTTACTATTCGAGAAATCGCAAAAATATCTGGCGTATCCAAATCAACTGTTTCAAGAGTACTCAACAATGACCGCTACGTATCCAGTGAGTTGAGAAAAAAAGTCCAAACTGTCATTGAAGACACAAAATATGTAGTGAACGGCAATGCTGTCAAGCTAAGTAAAGGAGAAACGTTTACTTTAGGAGTCACCTTACCTTACAATAGTTCTTGCTATAGTCAACTAGTGGACAGTATTTTGTATCAGGCAAAAAGTAAAGGGTATCAAGTATTATTACTCCCTACTTATTACGAAGAAGAAACAGAAAGCAATTATTACACACTCCTAGAGCAAAAAATGATCGACGGACTCATACTGACCTCACGAACAAAAAATGATCATTTACTCGAACCGCTTCGCTTCAAAGGGAAAATCGTCTCTACTGAAAAAATGGACAATGAAGAACTAACGATGATTTATCCAGACCGAAAAAAAGCCTATGATCAATTATTTTCCACTTTGCATACTCGTGGAATCTCTAAGGTCATGTTTACCACGAAACGCAGCGCTGACCAAAGCCAGACAACCAAAAATAAATTGGCTGCTTATGAAGCTTATTTTGGCAAAGCAATCGAAGGCGAACATTACTTCACTACGATCGAAAACTATGAAGACGGGCGAGCATTAGCAGCAGAAATTTCTGCTAGATCCTCTATTCCCGAGGTGATCTATGTCAATGGTGATGACACGGCGGCCGGAGTTATTTTTGGCATGAAACAAGCCGGCTTCATCCATAAAAAAGATTTCACGATCATTGGCGAAGGAAATCTACCTTATAGTGAGATCTTATCGTTTTCGACCATTGACTTCGCTCCTCAAAAAATTGGCGCCTCTGCGGTAGATTTCCTCTTATCAGAAAGCGAGAGACTCGTGCAGCCTGAAGAGCCAACGATTATTTGGCGGTAG